Genomic DNA from Musa acuminata AAA Group cultivar baxijiao unplaced genomic scaffold, Cavendish_Baxijiao_AAA HiC_scaffold_1120, whole genome shotgun sequence:
TGGCAATGCATATATATTTCTCGCTGATCTTTCTGTGGACCAACTCTTTCTGCCACCATGTTTTTTACCAAGGAATTAGATGCTAAAACGAAGAATTAGGGAAACCAGTGTCGTAAAGAGTATCCCCAGTAAATAATATATCATCGCATGTAGGGGGTATATAAGATGCAGAGACAAGAGATTGGCTAGCAAGTTACATCGCGTTAGAGCTAAGTCGTCGATGTGTTCGTCACACGAGGCTCTCGATGATGATAAATAGGAACAGTTCAACCCACCATCCATATCTAAGTCGATCTTAGTTACCATCCGCTGCACACACTATTTCCCACGAAGTCCTTTGTACTTCATCGAAATTAATAATTCGATTAGGAGGTGGGCTCGGCCCATTTACCGCAAACGAGGCCCACGAAGGCCCGTCCGTCATGGGCCCTTCGCCCCAATCACAACATCATTCCAAAAAGAGGATGGTTATCGTTTTCTGTaaaataatagaaaatttatAGAGCAGATGACAACTTCATCTTCACATGTTCGAAATATTTAACGACGTAGCATAAATTCATATGCTTCTTCTACATGATATTACGAAGCGGAAAGGCTTGGCAAAAGAAAGCATGCATTGGCATAAGGAAACAAGCTTAATGTGCTACAGGAATTCGAATTCTAAGATATGGTCAGTTGTTTTCGTTTCCTTGCAAGGAGAGAGGAGTAAAGAGAAATAATGGACGGTGGATGCTGTGGGAGTAGTAGCCGACGCCGATGGGTGTCTGGGGCCCTCGCCGCGGCAATGTCTGTGCAGGGTGCAGGGTGCAGGGTGCAGGGTGCAGGGTGCAGCGAACCCCCCGGTTTGGAGAATCCAAGACATTGTTAGGGGAGGTGTGAGGAAGACGTTGACATTGGTTCGGAAAGGAACAAAGGAAAAGGGCATCGAATGGTACCCCGGAAACAATCAATATACATTATGTCACAACCTCTTTTAATTACCCCCACAGACGGACGGGCAGGCTAAGTTGAACAGTGGCTCCTCATTATACCGAGTCACCCCTCTGACAACTCCGCACATTGCATCCCGATTTCTTCTCCCTGTTGTTTGCTGCATGGAGCTTACCTACCTCCCACCATCAACAGCAAGGATCCATTTACTTCACCCCAAGTGTGCCAGCCGATATACATAGATATGTACATAAGGGACATACACCAAACTATTATTTGGACTGGACTGGACTGGACTGGACTCCTTTGCATGAATCCTCCTCCTCGTTCTGTGGATTTCCTGCAGACCATTTTAGTGGTTGAGATCCATTACTGGTCTCTTTGCTCTACCTCCGAAGAATAGCTAGTTCAAAACCGTAGGATTACAATTATGTGATGCTGACACCCGAGCAAGCTTTTTCCAGGTCCCTCATAAAGATCCAACAGGCAAATTGTGCCAGGCTGATCCCAGAATGGATCCATCGGTTGTTGGACTTGTCGTCCCGCCCATGCATTGGCCGGAGGTTCATCCCGACCGTTGACTGCATAGGCCGAACGAATTGCATGGACAAAGCTGCTTGCCTGCCGCTGAGCAGCTGCTGTTTTCCAAATACTTTTCCATTCGAGCCAAGTTCGCCGGTTGAATCTTCTCCGTCGCTAGTAGTTCTGAAGTTTCTTCTTCCTCCGTTTGAATCACATGCATTCCGTCGATTGTTTTGAGACGATTGATGCTGATCAATGACCGGATGGGCCTTTAACTTCCACTTCAGTTTTTGCACCGTACGACTTATAAGTGGGTGGAATCTCCGTTTTCGAACCATGAGGAACGACTAATACTACCGAGGGCCTTGACGTGTGATGGCAACATCAACTTGTTTGCGAGACGAAATAAGCTTTCGCGTTCGTAGGATCGAATAAGCAAGCCATTTCCCTTCCTCGCGCTGGTGTTGCGGCACGGAAGTCGATGCATTATTAGCCGCCCACGGGTCCCAACCCTGAGAGAGAAGAGAAGGATTTGGAGATAAAACAAGGCCATCAGTTACTGAAACATCTGGTGCCGCCATTGATTGTATGGTGTACTCAAAGAGTGGTCGGAGGACAGCCGTGTGCAGCATCTTCTAAGCTCCGACTCTCACATTATCCATGATGGAAGTGAGTCTCTTACTTGCCCAGAAGTACACACACACACCCGTCATGAATAGTTGACAATAATGGTGCATGTGAACATGGGGCATCATGATTTATTACCGGTCCTTTTCCtttgggagggggggggggggagggggaggggggctcAGGATAAAAACGGAGCAGGATTTATCGCCCTCACACCAACCCATGTCCTTCAGCCCTTCAATGCGCGAGTCTGAGATCCTTGCATTTCTAGCGGGAAGCTGAGACTAAACGGTGGTAGGTCATAATGGCGAGGGTCAAAATCTGAGACTCGTTGGCCTTTTTGTTGTTGTTCTCAGCTTTCagtgcactctctctctctctctctctctctctctcctctaagCAACTCGGCATTCCCAAGTCACTCTGGGGGTTGGTTTGACGTATTTATCCATCAGAACTTCATTCGATCTAAATATTGTCGATCACGATGCATGTACATATACTAAGAAGAGGGGGTGATACTCTTTTTTTGTTGTCTCTCTCTGCTTTCTCATCATCTTACTCGAATTACATGGCCTTTCAAAAGTGACACAATGATGCATGCATGATAGTCTGTGTTTGTGTGTGTAGATCCTCAAAGCTCCGACGGCAGACTCTGCTGAATGATGCTAAGAGAAGCATCTGCCACGTGAGCGATTGGACTAGCGGGCGGGGCCCGACTGGCCGGGCTAATCACCGCACGCGTGAGGCATGTGATGAGCTCAATGTTTCAGCGAAGTAATAGAAGAcgaaatgtgtgtgtgtgtgtgtgcgagagagagagagagagagatgacaatGCAACCACATGGGAACTTTTAAGGGCTACAGCGGAGGCACTGTTCATAGTGTGGCCCCAAAGTCAACAACTTTCAGGATTAGATTACCATCCGATACTGATCCACGAATGATGACCGAGTGCGATGAAGCCTAACATTTCATGTGCATCCCACTGCACTGCTGCTATCTGTTGGTGAACCAATGGACGGCTATGATTGGCTCTATATATCTCAAGCCCAACTCGACCATACGAGTACTCATCTGATTACCTTCTCCTCCGCCGTAGCCGCTCTACTATATATCATAGTCACTCCATTGCTCCTCCCTCCAATCACAGCTTCGTCTTTGCATTTGCCTTGATACCACCCTCTTCGTAAAGTTAGCGTTCTTTGCTTTTGTTCTTCCTCATGGCAGCAGCTGGAGAGTGTGCAGAACCGCTGAAGTATCAGGTACACTCACTCCTTGGaccgctcttcttcttcttcttctcgaccatcatcttcttcttcttcttcttcttcttcttctgctgccgCTTTCCACTGACATGCTCTGCTGCTTTCCTCTGACATGCTCTCATCGTGTGAACGTTTGTTTGGGAACTTTTGGGTTTTGGTGGTGTTCCAGACATGGATTCTCAAGGTCTCCATCCACTGCGAAGGCTGCAGGAAGAAAGTAAAGAAGGTCCTTCAGAGTCTGGAAGGTACGCAACCTGGAAACCACCTCCATGTCCCTCGACTCCAACCTCGGTCTCCTCTGTTTCTCTCGTTTGCTTCCTGACAAGCTAAACCTTCCCGGGTTCCTTCAGGGGTTTACAAGACTACCGTGGATCCCCAACAGCACAAGGTGATCGTCACCGGGAACGTCGAGGCCGACATCCTTATCAAGAAGCTCCTCAAGGCTGGGAAACATGCCGAGCTCTGGCCCGAGAAGAAGCCTACCGGAGACGGTCTTCGCAGTGGCGccggcagcagcaacagcaagaagaacaagaacaagaacgGTGACAAGCCCAACAAGCCATCGGAGAGCGTTGACAACAATCAAATTTCTCCTGCCACCGACGTCCCCTCGCATGCTTCCCGTAAACCAGAGGGTGAAGCCTCGAAGAATGGCGGGAAAAAGTCTACTCCGCCGCCCGAGAAGAAGGAAGGCGGAAAGGCTCCTATCACCGGGGAAGGCGGTAAGAAGAAGGACAAGGGGGGTCAAAACGGGAACAataacagcagcagcaacagcaacaacaagaaCAAAAATGGAAGCGGAAATAGCGGCGGCTGTGCAGCTGAGGCTGAGGTAGCGCCACAAGAGGCCAGCAAGAAAACAGTATCAGGCGGCGGTGCCGCGTTCCCACCGGCCGCGTTCAATTTTCCGGTATACTCGACTCCGCAAGTGCCCTCATATCTAGTGAGCTACAACTCGATGCAGCCGACCATGAGCTACGGTGGTGCATACTACAGCGCGCCGTTGCCAATCCTGCAGAACAGCTGCGTCTACTCCGCAGCATCGCCAGGCTCGTATTACAACTTCGGCGAGGAGAGCGCCAATGCTTGCGGTATCATGTGATGGAGGCTATCGTCACATCCATCAAGCATCTGAATCTAAACATATATGACGTGACCTGTTTCTGGACTCGAGCAGTAATCAATGGCATTGCAGTGTTAATTAAGCTGATACTGCTTGAGGAAGTGTGACCGTGGAATCTAGTTGAAGTGAGTTTCGGACTTTGGTTTGGCTTCTATGTTTTTGTGAATGCCGGAAAAGAAGCACTGTTGTTTAGTTCACAGCATTAGCCCCGTAATCTATTTGGTGGTACTTTAGAGACAACATTCATCGGCTTCATATGCTCAGGGAGGAGCAAAAAACTTGTGTTCTTGATTCTGACGATGGGCACAAAACCTGTAGCCAGTGGCGGTAGCAATCAGCACCCAATAGCAGTAGGTTGGATGCCTGCCTTCGCTTTCTGACATAAAGCCTACACGTTGTCTTTATTTAATTCATGCTTTTCTAACAAAAGTAAGGGCTACACTACTgacatttatttatatatgataatAATATTTAACCCAATTGATCTTTTCTGTGTTGCAAAGTGCACAGATCGGAAAGCATAAACAAAAATCAGACTGTAAATTTCTTCCGTGTTGTAGTCTATTAAGTAAGAAGTAGAATTCGGCGATCTTCACATTAGCTTTGGTGCTTGTTATAAGGTCATCATTTTTGGATCTCACAGAGCTAATGTATTACTTGGAAGCGCGTAGATATGAGTTTGTAAACCGATTCCACAGTGCTGTCCTGGAGAACCCTAATCAAACAGTAATCCCTGGTCATGAagttgtacatgtatatataatatataatatatatatagaagtATAACCTGGTGCTTATCATTTGAAGAGCACTTTAGGTTTATGAAATTAGGAAACTATGCAGCCTTCATGTTCAAATTATATTCTGGCTGGGAGCAGTGAGGACAGACATCAAAGTTTTTGGTCTTGGGTTTAGCGGGACTTTAGCTCTACGTCTTGTATCGGCCGGTTATTTAACATGGCGTGCCAGTAGACTCTCACTTCCCACTTGTAGTGTTGTGTTTGACCCCACCGATGGCTCGGCTGTGTCTGTTGACTCTCTCTTTGACCGAGGCCGGATGAAGTATGAATGACACGGTCGATCCCCGAAGTCATTCCGATGAGAGAAACCAACAAGAAGCACAAGTTGAATCAGTTCCAGCTGCAGGATACTTTTTCTCGTTTCGACGCTTTTGGAATACCTGTGCATCGAGGAATCTGTAGATCTTCTACTTCTTGGACCACGAAGCTCGATTGACTCTCCTacaacatacatatatacatagcttgcctatcccccccccccccccctgttgGCCGTCGGGCTTCTGATTTCTTCGGCTTCCTTGATAACAGCAGACACTCTCCATGCACGTCTAAGACTGCCTATGATGATGTTGTTGGCTGCAAAACCACACTGGTTTTTTCTCTAGCGTCAATATGCATGTTCATGATGCGAACGAAGCTCATAAATACGACGACGACAAGCAGCATCGGTTGACGAGTGTTGAGATGGACATATGACAAGCTGATGCCGTgaatatcttatatatatttatttatttatttatgtactgTTGCTGTCTCTGAGCTGTGTTTAGTTATGGCATTCTGAACAGAGGAAGAGTAGATGGAGAGTTATTGTGGCGAGCGAGTCACGTCCCGAGCGGAGCGGACGCAGATTCTTCCCGCACTGAAAGGTAAAGAAATAAACAAGTGGAGATGGAAGAAACGAGGACGCCCGCTTTTGCTACTCCAGAAGCCAATCGGTGATGATGCGGCAGCGAGCGAGCGAGGCAGCAGTCCTTTAGCATGATGACTCCAATGGCGTCCGCCGTGTAATGTATCCCGTCGCGCATCCTGCACTGCACTCCACGGGGGCCATTCGAGTACTTTTACGGAGCGGGTCAGTAAATTAAGCCTCGATCTCATGTCTTGGCAGGACACCTctggagatgagatgaacagttggGGGCACTTTAAAGGACGATCAAAATGGTGCTTCCCGAGAGGCACCGGATGGTAGATCTGGCTATTGTCCCTCGTTGGCATCAGTCACAGGACATCCAAGGACGATATGCCAAGATATTTGTTTGGGACAGCGGAAAAGGTCGAGGGTTGTATCATGTCGGCACATGATTTTAGGAGAATTCCCAATCTCCACGGAGACACATTACTGCCATCTTCTTCCCCCCCCACCCTTCCCTTCACGATGATGATAATGAATAATTCGAAACCCATAAATTTTATGTTATATTTTATTCCAACACGAATCTTACCTTGTTTCGCATGCATGGATTCAAGGACTGCAAACGTTTTACTTCACCAAACGAGATTGATTTCCCGGTGGATGAGTCCACCGCGAAGGACACTGACGGGGAAGATATGAACTCCATCGACATAACAAGTCCACTTACGACCCAATTACTGCCGAAGAGTCACCAGGAAGCCGTAAAATTATCTCGTTAAACGGTTCACACGAGAGCAGTCGATCTGACCATGAAACAAAAATCTCAGACATCAAGCATTATCACTCTCGCTCGTGAGAAATGATGCATTAGTAGAGAAACCAAAGCCTTTTGTTGCCTCCTCGACGATGATTGCTTGGCTTTTGGTACCCCTGGCCTTCCAAAGGCTTTGTTCCCCTACCAATCGATGGCCAAAGGCATCTGCCCGTAAGAGTCGCAAACTCATGCCCCGTCGTGTCCTGCATATGGATCGTCTCGAGGCTCCCCCATATACTCTCGCCATTCTTGACAACACACTAATACGAACGGTGTTTCCCATAGCGGTCACCTCGACGACGTTCCCGACATCAGACTTAATGTTGTTGGTCTTCAATTCCAGTTAGCTTGATGGTGTCACTCGCCTCCAGAAGAGAATCGGCGTACCTATGATGCGGCCACCGTGAGTGTACAGATGGGGAATACCCTCCTCGGGTCCAAACCGAAGAGATCTGCAAGGAGAGCAAATAAATGAGACAGTCAACGAAACACATTGGACGCTCCAAAATTGCATTAAGAAACCTTTTTTCTTGTAATTGATTGTTCTCATCCGCATCACCATTGCAGAGGTTGCAGTGGGTCGTCTGATCGACATCTGCTGAAGATACAACGATAAACCATGAGATTCCAACAACTTTTCTTGCAATTGATCTCCGTCGAGGGCGATATCAACATTAGCTACTCTATGCACACTCGATCAAAGAACTGCGTGGGGAGGTGTGATCTATGACAAAGGCCCAAAAAACCCGTCGCAGAAAAAGACAGTTGAACAAACACAACTTCGCTTCATCGTCCCTTGTCAGATGGAGACGGAAACATCCCTTCGTATCGAGAAGGACTTGTCAGTCGTAATTCACCTCTGCAAATGAAACCAACATCTAAGGATAAAAGACACTTCCGAAAAGATACATGCATGATGCTCAGAATGCGGCAAGACAAAAGAGAACCTTGTCGATTCTGATAGTTGAGAACGAGTGTTGCTTCTATAATGAGAAATACAAATCATTTTGTCCGGTCAGAACGAGGCTGAATTTTCATCCTCATAGGCCTTGTCAAAGGCAATCACTTAATGGAATTAGTTTTATACGGTCAAAGGCAAAGAGCCAGATGGCTTGAGATCCTGATCTCATATAGAGATAATAATGCACAAGAAAAAAGTAGTATCGAACACAATGAGGAAAGGAAAACACTGATCGCTGTCCAGTGACATCTCCTTGGTAACAATGAGAGGCTAATCCTCCTTCTCAACGATCGCAGCCCTTGCTTCTGTTATTGATCGCTGCTCCTTCCTCCAACCGAAGCATTCCGATGGAGATCTGTAGCTGACGTACGTTCGTCACTATCACCGAATGCATCTTTGGAGCTATCAGGAACCCCAGTGGCATGACATTCtcctccaatcacacatttgcctTTATCTTCAATCCGCCACTGTCACACCAACTCCAACAAGCAACGATGCCACCCTTACCCCTTTGGTGACTCTAAAGATTAGCCCTACTACACTTGCCACAACCGCAACGGCTCCCAAAGCTAGCGCCACTACTAATTGCGGTTGGAGCTCCGAAGGCTCCTACATTGGCCTCCTCTACTACGATCGGTCTCCCCGTTGCAATGCCTTTAGTGTTGCGCTCACCGATGCCACTCTCCATCAAATTCACTAGCCTCATCGAGGATCACCAGCACATAATCCTCTTCCTTTATTGGGTGCTGATCTACATCTTTAACTCTGCGCCGAACACTCGTCTTTGCACTAAGCACAGAGTTGGCCCAATCGCCTAGTTGTAGAGCACCTTCAGCACTGGGACATCACTGATCCACTACCATCGCTACTGAAACATCTTCTCCTCTGCTTCCGCTGTGCCTTTCTCCATTCATCACCCTCAATAGCAGGAGTTGTAGGAGATATCGACGAAGCACCCATCGTCTCCTCTCGGTAGTTGCACAGCAGGATGTGAAGCACCTGCCATATGCTCGTGTGGGTTTCACTGCCTACTCCCCACCATTCCTTGTCGTCCGCCATGCCTTCATCTTCCCCATCGCAACAGCCTACATCCACCTCTCCATCAAAGGCGATCGCTA
This window encodes:
- the LOC135666716 gene encoding heavy metal-associated isoprenylated plant protein 36-like: MAAAGECAEPLKYQTWILKVSIHCEGCRKKVKKVLQSLEGVYKTTVDPQQHKVIVTGNVEADILIKKLLKAGKHAELWPEKKPTGDGLRSGAGSSNSKKNKNKNGDKPNKPSESVDNNQISPATDVPSHASRKPEGEASKNGGKKSTPPPEKKEGGKAPITGEGGKKKDKGGQNGNNNSSSNSNNKNKNGSGNSGGCAAEAEVAPQEASKKTVSGGGAAFPPAAFNFPVYSTPQVPSYLVSYNSMQPTMSYGGAYYSAPLPILQNSCVYSAASPGSYYNFGEESANACGIM